The Vespa velutina chromosome 9, iVesVel2.1, whole genome shotgun sequence nucleotide sequence tgTATAAAAGATGAGTGTCCGTTAACCATCATTTTCAACGCTCGAAGAGCGTGTTTTATCGATGGGAGAGACAGGGGGATGAAAAGGGGAATTTTGattaaagggaaaagaaaaaacttttattaaaacaacTTTTCACAATACGGCAGGTCGCCGTTTCTCTTCTATACGCGACTTACTGTTCGGCTGAAAAATTGTCACCCGATCAAAAGGCCCCGCCTTTCGCTCGTGGCTCCGGTGGACTTATTTTGAAGGCACCCTTCGAAGGTGGAGGTCAACCGGCAGGTTCGAGTAACATTGACGGAGTtcaaagggaagaaaaggaagatattaaaatcgttGACGGTCAACCGGTTCGCGTTGTGGAAGGAAGTTTCTCTTATAAGAGCCCTGAAGGACTTCCTGTGTCTTTTAAGTATGtctacttatattttttaatcaattttccactttttcctttcctatttCCATAtaacgagataataaaaatgaattatcgttgcttcataattattatcaacttaacgaaaggagaggaagaaagatataataaatagaatgatgatgatgatttaaatgtataaactCAAGGTACGTCGCCGATGAAAACGGGAACAAAGCCAGCTTCAAATTTGGTACAGCCGCTGGAGGTGGTAATGGAATTCCTGGAGGTGGTAATGGAATTCCGACTCCTACGGGTTATCCACCGAGGGGACCACCCAATGGCGTTGGAAATGGAAAGGAACCAGGAATATATTTGCCACCAAGTTCCAATAAGGACAAGAACgtcgatagaaaatatcttcCACCGCAATAATCGATCTTTCTCGTACTGTCCAATGGCATCTCAATTAGAAAGGATTGGAAAATGGATTTCAATGTAATCGATAGAGACGATCGATACGACGACCCTTctactttttaattaacgatgcgttaagaaagaaaacaatccCGCGTGAGCTCCATTTAAATTGATGATAATTTTAGAGAACGCGtcgtttagaaatatatatatatatttcaaaaataatttatgacgACGTTAATGCGTCGTAATCACGGACTTAATATGTACAAAGATTCAAATCCGTATCTCTTCGGGAGATCACGtgataataagagaaaaatatatttttttataaatttttatcgtcctccatttatttatttatttatatattttttttatttgttgttttcttggtttttctttttttcctttaacgaTTCGCCTTTTTCATCATCTACGCGTTAATTCAACATCTGCGGCATCTAAGATGTCGTACGAAGGGAAAACcgtgaagaaagagagaaattactTCTTCTTGAAGAAATCAGAGAAAAGCTGCTAATGTCGAACTACTTACGTGTGATTCGACGCATCCATATCGTATGAAATCGTACATTCGTATGAAACGCATTTACGTGCGACACTATTCGATGCGAACATTTGTTCTCAAGAGTTTTCTTAGATAAATACGATTTATTGAGATTACATGGATTCGCCAATTATgagtttttaacatttatccatttatatatatatatattacattattaataattatttatatatgcgtgtatgtattcAACTTTATTGTCCTTTTTGGTTTAAAAACATTTcactttcaaaaattttcaacagttttcaacaattttcatttaattaaaactaattTCTAACTTGAAGACCCCAAATAGTCCCACTTTGATTTCCTATAGTGGGCCTTGCTATAGAACTAAATAgaaagttattaatttttaatttcttcggcAATGACTTTGgtaacatattaaatatatccaaATACTCTATACGCGGCATATGTTCCAATTCTAAATACGATAATGCAGATATGTTATAACAACGACTTAACGACAAATGTTCTAATTTCGTCAAATtcagaatatttgaaattgctTTGTCGGTAAGTACCGTACAATCGCTTAAATCTAATTCTATCATATCTGGACAGGATTTTACCAATTCTTCGACAtctaaaacatatatatatatatatatatatatacacgcacacacacatacacacatattctTCGTAATTTGTTAagcatgtaaaaaaaagataataacaaaaaagttCACTTACTGTGATCTATAATTTCTTTAGATCCGGAAATATTGAAGCGAACAATAGTAGGTGGAAgcattttacataaaatagtAACAGGTTCTTTATCCAATGAACACCATGCCACGTTGAGTTCGATTAAGCTGTAACAAcgaattataacaatttatctATGACATCatagacaataaaaaaaattatttaccttCTGAGCTTAAGTATATGTAAGACACCCTTAAGATCTATTCCCTCGCACATGCCCAAATTCAATACCGATAATTTAGTGCAATAACTTAATTCTTTACAGCATGCTGCATTCAAAGTACAACTTTccaaagataatttttttaaatgtttacaTTTGGATAATAAATTTGCCAGATTATCCGGTAATATCATTGCCATAGAAATATCTAAGTATTGTAATTTGTacgtataatcgttatcaaaaTGATTATTCGCTTCTTTAATCACAGATGTTATAATCTTTGCTTGTGCAAGCCTTAAAATTCGTACAcctttcgataatatttgttGCAACGTAATTTCACTTAATGTCTTCCGACATAAATCTAAATTGTTccataatatttcattgtacGTTATTTCACGCCATCTCTTGCAAACCATCGTACACTGTATCTGtaattttttacaaacgatacttttttttttcttcttttaacaaTACCTTTTGCAATGACTAATTAATTTGCCCGAAAATTAAttccaataaaatattcatgtataaatattgtttttaccAGATCCTTCTTAGGCaaccatttaaatattaataatattaattcattcgaTAGTTTGTCATTAAAATCATCGTCTCCCACGCAGGATGATATACGTTTGTtcctaaagaaaaatatattcctaaCGTCACCGACATTAGGGAAAACATTAtcactttttttaatatttttagaacgatttattccttttcgcgaagtataaatatttttagacaGAACAGACTTATCAACGACCATCTCTCTTGAAGTGCAAAGACTTTTTTCCatgttttaacaaatatatatatatatatatatatatatatatatatatatatatatatcaataaaggaattgtaaaatttcgtaatatcaatatttattttgttcgttATACACTCGTTTTCAGTCGCCAACTAACTTTACATCTATTCGGATTTCAATTCGAAACTGAAACGACTAACTGGTAACACTAATATAATGATAACCTTGCATAAGGATAtatgagaagaaaatatttacaataacacGAATTCTGAATAAAGCAAACAtttgtatcttctttttacttcggcttaaaagaaaatatcgttaaGTCGATTAGAAAGAATAGAaggtaatttttcaaaaaaagaatcgacaTTTATCAAGcgagaataaatagaaatatttaaaattacataaatcttttattcttttacaatGCATACCATACAATACAACAATTATTAGTTAAATACAATCACACTTGATGAACACGTGTATGccgcatatttatatataaacatatatatatgagcatACAGTAAATCATGAATTGTTATATACAGCATCCCCTATTatgcaaaatatatatcatctaaTTTTAGTAATACTACCAAAGATGTAGTTCGCCTTGAAAAAAGATCTGAATTAGGCACAGTTAATGATCCAAATAGAGGTATAAGCGTGTTatcatattaatgattttttttttgtttttttttttttattaaataatatgatcaGTCTCACAATGAAGGCCAGtattactataaaaataaaaccttCTATACAATTTCATATTGACTTCATCATATGTTATTTGTAACATTGACTTTTTGCtagaattatataattgtatcaccgttttattaatttcagtCTCGAACTCTAAGACCCCAAATACTTGTTCTTCGAACGCCAACCGTTGGTCTTGCGACAGAACTATATAGGAACTTATTAATTTCAGTTTCCCCACAATTAGATTGTACAGATTTTAACATTGGTTCTGACATCAAGCCAAACACATCCAAATACATTAGGCATGGCATATAAGCTAATCTGATATAAGTTGACGGTGGTATACTATAACAACGACTTAATGACAAGTGTTccaatttagaaaaattcaaaagattaGGAACTGTATTCATGGTAAGCAGCGTACAATCGCTTAAATCTAATTCTACAATCTCTGGACAAGATTTGACCAAATCTTTGATATCTAAAACAGATAAATTCTGATTATAACCtcgataacaaaattatagaatattaatgaaaagaaaagaaaagtatgaaaaattgtttcacTTACTATCGTCTGTCATAGTTTTTCGGCATCCGGATATATTCAACCGTGTAAGGGAAGGCGGAAGTGATTTACAcaacagagagacagactcTGCATCCAATGAACACCATGCCACATTGAGAGCAGTTAAGCTATGacaattgtaaatttttccgATAATTTACATCATGCATTATAGTATAAgtctaaaataaatacaattggGGCTACTTAAAGTGctcaaaatgataaaattcacCAAGGAAAGTGCTTACCTTCTGAGTTTAATTAAATCTGTAACACATTCAAGATCTAGTCCTTCGCACATAGATAAATTCAACACGGTCATGTCAATATTCAAACTTATCGCATTACAGCATGCCATATTCAAGATACAACTTtccaatgataatttttttaaatatttgcatTTAGACAATAAATTTGCTAAACCATCAGCTGATATTACTGCCATAGAAAGATCCAAATATTGTAGCTTACAGACATAATTACTATTTAAAACTTCAGTGCTGTCTTTAAATATTGGATCTGCAATTTCAGCCTGGGCAAGCCTTAGGATTTGAACACCACGTGGCAATATATGTTCCAATGTTCCTTCATTTAATACTTTACTACCTAAATCCAGTCTACTCCATAATGCCTCGTCTCGTGCTATTTGACACCATCTTTTACATACTAACATGCAACGTACCTAAATTTAAACGAATCCGATGGTAAATCATTTAGCACAAAAACGAATCATTTAGCACAAAACAGATCCTAACATTTGacaaatgttataatatataaatattccttACTAAGCATCTCTTAGGTAACCATctgaatatcattaaaatcatttcatCAGATAGTTTGTTGAATTCGTCCTCTCCTTCATgtgacaattttcttttccttctatacAAGTAAAAATGATCTAAACTATCCTTATTTGATGAagcatttaatttttctttaccatAATCATCTTTAATATCCCCAAATACTTCAACCTCCACCCTTGAACCATAACCAGATTCATTCGTATGTCCATAATTGCATGGATTGTCTGTATCATATGGATCCTGTTCTAgcctttaataaaaataaatataacattatgaATGAcagatagaatataataacgatatatttcaatatttaaaagaacttataaatttattattattattattattattatcattattattatagtaattgtTACAAACCTTTCGATAGTGACACTTTCAAAAGTGGTACCTCTGTACAGAGATTTTTGTTCCGAATCGTAAATCCCATTATCATTTAATGGTAaccgtttattattatccgcATTAGTTAGAGAAACAGTACAATCCGGAGATTGTACTTTGTTAACGTTATCACAGTTTATTGCTTCATCCTCTAGCATACTAACTCCCATATCTTCTAATATTTCTGGCTCAACAAGACTACTATCAGCATTGTAAGACCATCTTGTATTATTCTTAGATGTGCTATTAAATGTACTATTTAAGTTATTACAGCCATCATCCATACGTACTCGTTtactgtaaaataataattattattccaaacagacaagagaaataatatcatgGATATTTGAAGATGATATTATCTAAAAACAAAGTTCTAACTACATAAGTAAATATAGAACAGAACCTGCTCCACCATGGTGAAGAGTATGTTTGTTGGCTCATCTTAAGCTCTTAGATTTTCACTTGAAAATGACGATAGGTTGTttagaaaggagaaggaaaaaaggttAAATGGGAAACTCCAATGtatgagaaatgaaaattttcagaGATACTCCTAATATCTACTTATACAAAACTTTAGCGAATCTCTTAGAGGTATGACCGATATCCTGACTATATCCTGACACAATGAGTTAAGACAACaatagaagacaaaaaaaatgtcaataaCTTTGATATTCGCAAGCGCGATTTATAGGAACGTATAAGTTAGAGATACATCAAGAAAATATCACAGTACGTAGCGGGATACGTTGAAGAGAATAGAATATGAACAATCCAAAGGGGGGAAATCGAGTATCttatcgaacgaataaataagataatttaatgcgtgagataaaagtaaatgcatttttcaaaaagatacATAGTACACGTACGTAATCCGATAATCGAatttaaacgtaaaatataGAGGAGGACGGTCACACTTTTcacgaaggaacgaagaatTGAATTATCAACGATTCTTTATAACGAAATCCCATGCTATTCGGAGGGGAATAAAGATGTGAAAAGCAAAGGCTTTTAACCTTACTTGGTACGCGCCAGTGCGGGCGTACACCTGTATACCCCTCCCCCTTAAAAGCAACAGGTAAGGAAAATAAGGGTACGCCGTGAGGAACGTTGATTTCTCGATTTTCAAACGGTTCAACTAATAATacaatcgaattatttaataacaaaaaaaatagaaaaagttaataaacCGACTTACCTCTCTGGCGGCGAAAA carries:
- the LOC124951705 gene encoding larval cuticle protein LCP-22-like, with amino-acid sequence MDPRRFIIARSLVAVSLLYATYCSAEKLSPDQKAPPFARGSGGLILKAPFEGGGQPAGSSNIDGVQREEKEDIKIVDGQPVRVVEGSFSYKSPEGLPVSFKYVADENGNKASFKFGTAAGGGNGIPGGGNGIPTPTGYPPRGPPNGVGNGKEPGIYLPPSSNKDKNVDRKYLPPQ
- the LOC124951703 gene encoding S-phase kinase-associated protein 2-like isoform X1, giving the protein MEKSLCTSREMVVDKSVLSKNIYTSRKGINRSKNIKKSDNVFPNVGDVRNIFFFRNKRISSCVGDDDFNDKLSNELILLIFKWLPKKDLIQCTMVCKRWREITYNEILWNNLDLCRKTLSEITLQQILSKGVRILRLAQAKIITSVIKEANNHFDNDYTYKLQYLDISMAMILPDNLANLLSKCKHLKKLSLESCTLNAACCKELSYCTKLSVLNLGMCEGIDLKGVLHILKLRSLIELNVAWCSLDKEPVTILCKMLPPTIVRFNISGSKEIIDHNVEELVKSCPDMIELDLSDCTVLTDKAISNILNLTKLEHLSLSRCYNISALSYLELEHMPRIEYLDIFNMLPKSLPKKLKINNFLFSSIARPTIGNQSGTIWGLQVRN
- the LOC124951703 gene encoding S-phase kinase-associated protein 2-like isoform X2; the encoded protein is MEKSLCTSREMVVDKSVLSKNIYTSRKGINRSKNIKKSDNVFPNVGDVRNIFFFRNKRISSCVGDDDFNDKLSNELILLIFKWLPKKDLIQCTMVCKRWREITYNEILWNNLDLCRKTLSEITLQQILSKGVRILRLAQAKIITSVIKEANNHFDNDYTYKLQYLDISMAMILPDNLANLLSKCKHLKKLSLESCTLNAACCKELSYCTKLSVLNLGMCEGIDLKGVLHILKLRSLIELNVAWCSLDKEPVTILCKMLPPTIVRFNISGSKEIIDHNLKPNPKCLRL
- the LOC124951699 gene encoding S-phase kinase-associated protein 2-like isoform X2 is translated as MSQQTYSSPWWSSKRVRMDDGCNNLNSTFNSTSKNNTRWSYNADSSLVEPEILEDMGVSMLEDEAINCDNVNKVQSPDCTVSLTNADNNKRLPLNDNGIYDSEQKSLYRGTTFESVTIERLEQDPYDTDNPCNYGHTNESGYGSRVEVEVFGDIKDDYGKEKLNASSNKDSLDHFYLYRRKRKLSHEGEDEFNKLSDEMILMIFRWLPKRCLVRCMLVCKRWCQIARDEALWSRLDLGSKVLNEGTLEHILPRGVQILRLAQAEIADPIFKDSTEVLNSNYVCKLQYLDLSMAVISADGLANLLSKCKYLKKLSLESCILNMACCNAISLNIDMTVLNLSMCEGLDLECVTDLIKLRSLTALNVAWCSLDAESVSLLCKSLPPSLTRLNISGCRKTMTDDNIKDLVKSCPEIVELDLSDCTLLTMNTVPNLLNFSKLEHLSLSRCYSIPPSTYIRLAYMPCLMYLDVFGLMSEPMLKSVQSNCGETEINKFLYSSVARPTVGVRRTSIWGLRVRD
- the LOC124951699 gene encoding S-phase kinase-associated protein 2-like isoform X1, which codes for MNSGMVEHTRLGQKDIKNSEEFSPPESKRVRMDDGCNNLNSTFNSTSKNNTRWSYNADSSLVEPEILEDMGVSMLEDEAINCDNVNKVQSPDCTVSLTNADNNKRLPLNDNGIYDSEQKSLYRGTTFESVTIERLEQDPYDTDNPCNYGHTNESGYGSRVEVEVFGDIKDDYGKEKLNASSNKDSLDHFYLYRRKRKLSHEGEDEFNKLSDEMILMIFRWLPKRCLVRCMLVCKRWCQIARDEALWSRLDLGSKVLNEGTLEHILPRGVQILRLAQAEIADPIFKDSTEVLNSNYVCKLQYLDLSMAVISADGLANLLSKCKYLKKLSLESCILNMACCNAISLNIDMTVLNLSMCEGLDLECVTDLIKLRSLTALNVAWCSLDAESVSLLCKSLPPSLTRLNISGCRKTMTDDNIKDLVKSCPEIVELDLSDCTLLTMNTVPNLLNFSKLEHLSLSRCYSIPPSTYIRLAYMPCLMYLDVFGLMSEPMLKSVQSNCGETEINKFLYSSVARPTVGVRRTSIWGLRVRD
- the LOC124951699 gene encoding uncharacterized protein LOC124951699 isoform X3, yielding MNSGMVEHTRLGQKDIKNSEEFSPPESKRVRMDDGCNNLNSTFNSTSKNNTRWSYNADSSLVEPEILEDMGVSMLEDEAINCDNVNKVQSPDCTVSLTNADNNKRLPLNDNGIYDSEQKSLYRGTTFESVTIERLEQDPYDTDNPCNYGHTNESGYGSRVEVEVFGDIKDDYGKEKLNASSNKDSLDHFYLYRRKRKLSHEGEDEFNKLSDEMILMIFRWLPKRCLVRCMLVCKRWCQIARDEALWSRLDLGSKVLNEGTLEHILPRGVQILRLAQAEIADPIFKDSTEVLNSNYVCKLQYLDLSMAVISADGLANLLSKCKYLKKLSLESCILNMACCNAISLNIDMTVLNLSMCEGLDLECVTDLIKLRSLTALNVAWCSLDAESVSLLCKSLPPSLTRLNISGCRKTMTDDKFICFRYQRFGQILSRDCRIRFKRLYAAYHEYSS